The Periplaneta americana isolate PAMFEO1 chromosome 2, P.americana_PAMFEO1_priV1, whole genome shotgun sequence genome has a window encoding:
- the LOC138715932 gene encoding zinc finger protein 665-like isoform X2, producing MPKSCSVPGCKTNYGTKYKSVFSFPSEEERRCTWLQAISRKDFTVTKCSGVCIDHFRESDIERELRATRLDGNKNSTKVIHDSDNDPSERFPNHGAKEAVSIISEVIQIPFLKEEIMHTVKVKEEPATDESYMTYNEATFTEVKHESDFMFINASEDETVGFVKIEVEDEITIEDHEIFPERSPSPDGIIPNSDTKSNCLDFGKKLYKCDICGRGFIQNNRLAVHRRSHTTKKRFLCDICGKLFAKKCYLVLHIRTHTRRKPFKCDDCGEEFTQQRFLVSHSCVDNGDNSLKCNVCSEILKHNNDLTVHYRKHNGLKPYKCNICGKNSTQSRNYSFHLRTHTAEKPFTCKVCCRGFRSKSHLTAHIFTHTGQKPFQCGVCGKGFRFRSTLIGHCHTHTRDKPFKSDVHNKSFTENRLLKMHSRSHKNKRPLCLR from the exons ATGCCAAAAAGCTGCTCCGTACCAGGGTGTAAAACTAATTATGGAACCAAATACAAGTCAgttttttcatttccttctgaaGAGGAAAGAAGATGTACGTGGTTGCAAGCAATTTCAAGAAAGGATTTTACAGTGACGAAATGCTCTGGTGTGTGCATTGATCACTTTCGAGAAAGTGATATTGAAAGAGAACTTAGGGCGACACGCTTGGATG gAAACAAAAATTCAACCAAAGTAATACATGATTCAGATAATGATCCTTCTGAACGTTTCCCCAATCATGGTGCCAAGGAAGCTGTCAGTATTATTAGTGAAGTAATACAAATTCCTTTTTTGAAGGAAGAAATAATG cACACAGTCAAGGTGAAGGAGGAACCTGCTACTGACGAGTCTTACATGACGTATAACGAAGCAACGTTTACTGAAGTTAAGCATGAAAGTGATTTTATGTTCATAAATGCTAGTGAG GATGAGACTGTCGGTTTTGTAAAGATAGAAGTAGAGGATGAAATAACAATCGAAGATCACGAGATATTTCCAGAAAG ATCCCCCTCACCAGATGGAATCATTCCGAACAGTGACACCAAAAGCAATTGTCTTGATTTTGGCAAGAAATTATACAAGTGTGATATTTGTGGAAGAGGctttatacaaaataatagacTAGCAGTACATCGTCGTTCACATACAACGAAAAAACGATTTCTTTGTGATATATGTGGTAAACTCTTTGCCAAAAAATGTTATCTTGTACTTCATATTCGTACTCATACCAGAAGAAAACCTTTTAAATGTGATGATTGTGGTGAGGAATTTACTCAACAGCGTTTTCTAGTGTCTCATAGTTGTGTGGATAATGGGGATAACTCTCTCAAATGTAATGTCTGTAGTGAAATATTGAAACATAATAACGATCTTACAGTTCATTATCGCAAACATAATGGCTTAAAACCTTACAAATGCAATATTTGTGGAAAAAATTCTACTCAAAGTCGTAATTATTCTTTTCACCTTCGAACACACACTGCAGAAAAACCTTTCACTTGCAAGGTGTGTTGTAGAGGCTTCAGAAGTAAAAGTCATCTAACTGCTCATATATTTACGCATACTGGCCAAAAACCCTTCCAGTGTGGTGTTTGTGGCAAGGGTTTCAGGTTTAGAAGTACTCTTATAGGTCATTGCCACACTCACACTAGGGATAAACCTTTTAAATCTGATGTACATAACAAAAGCTTTACAGAAAATCGTCTGCTCAAAATGCATAGTCGTTCACATAAAAACAAAAGGCCATTATGTTTACGATAA
- the LOC138715932 gene encoding zinc finger protein 160-like isoform X1, translating to MPKSCSVPGCKTNYGTKYKSVFSFPSEEERRCTWLQAISRKDFTVTKCSGVCIDHFRESDIERELRATRLDGTTLVLPRKKLKLRDDAVPSVFPALPAPCPKGHKKKDNTRGNKNSTKVIHDSDNDPSERFPNHGAKEAVSIISEVIQIPFLKEEIMHTVKVKEEPATDESYMTYNEATFTEVKHESDFMFINASEDETVGFVKIEVEDEITIEDHEIFPERSPSPDGIIPNSDTKSNCLDFGKKLYKCDICGRGFIQNNRLAVHRRSHTTKKRFLCDICGKLFAKKCYLVLHIRTHTRRKPFKCDDCGEEFTQQRFLVSHSCVDNGDNSLKCNVCSEILKHNNDLTVHYRKHNGLKPYKCNICGKNSTQSRNYSFHLRTHTAEKPFTCKVCCRGFRSKSHLTAHIFTHTGQKPFQCGVCGKGFRFRSTLIGHCHTHTRDKPFKSDVHNKSFTENRLLKMHSRSHKNKRPLCLR from the exons ATGCCAAAAAGCTGCTCCGTACCAGGGTGTAAAACTAATTATGGAACCAAATACAAGTCAgttttttcatttccttctgaaGAGGAAAGAAGATGTACGTGGTTGCAAGCAATTTCAAGAAAGGATTTTACAGTGACGAAATGCTCTGGTGTGTGCATTGATCACTTTCGAGAAAGTGATATTGAAAGAGAACTTAGGGCGACACGCTTGGATG GTACTACGTTAGTATTGCCCCGTAAGAAGCTCAAACTACGAGATGATGCAGTTCCTTCAGTATTTCCTGCCTTGCCAGCCCCTTGCCCTAAGGGACATAAAAAGAAGGATAATACAAGAG gAAACAAAAATTCAACCAAAGTAATACATGATTCAGATAATGATCCTTCTGAACGTTTCCCCAATCATGGTGCCAAGGAAGCTGTCAGTATTATTAGTGAAGTAATACAAATTCCTTTTTTGAAGGAAGAAATAATG cACACAGTCAAGGTGAAGGAGGAACCTGCTACTGACGAGTCTTACATGACGTATAACGAAGCAACGTTTACTGAAGTTAAGCATGAAAGTGATTTTATGTTCATAAATGCTAGTGAG GATGAGACTGTCGGTTTTGTAAAGATAGAAGTAGAGGATGAAATAACAATCGAAGATCACGAGATATTTCCAGAAAG ATCCCCCTCACCAGATGGAATCATTCCGAACAGTGACACCAAAAGCAATTGTCTTGATTTTGGCAAGAAATTATACAAGTGTGATATTTGTGGAAGAGGctttatacaaaataatagacTAGCAGTACATCGTCGTTCACATACAACGAAAAAACGATTTCTTTGTGATATATGTGGTAAACTCTTTGCCAAAAAATGTTATCTTGTACTTCATATTCGTACTCATACCAGAAGAAAACCTTTTAAATGTGATGATTGTGGTGAGGAATTTACTCAACAGCGTTTTCTAGTGTCTCATAGTTGTGTGGATAATGGGGATAACTCTCTCAAATGTAATGTCTGTAGTGAAATATTGAAACATAATAACGATCTTACAGTTCATTATCGCAAACATAATGGCTTAAAACCTTACAAATGCAATATTTGTGGAAAAAATTCTACTCAAAGTCGTAATTATTCTTTTCACCTTCGAACACACACTGCAGAAAAACCTTTCACTTGCAAGGTGTGTTGTAGAGGCTTCAGAAGTAAAAGTCATCTAACTGCTCATATATTTACGCATACTGGCCAAAAACCCTTCCAGTGTGGTGTTTGTGGCAAGGGTTTCAGGTTTAGAAGTACTCTTATAGGTCATTGCCACACTCACACTAGGGATAAACCTTTTAAATCTGATGTACATAACAAAAGCTTTACAGAAAATCGTCTGCTCAAAATGCATAGTCGTTCACATAAAAACAAAAGGCCATTATGTTTACGATAA